Genomic window (Pseudophryne corroboree isolate aPseCor3 chromosome 3 unlocalized genomic scaffold, aPseCor3.hap2 SUPER_3_unloc_21, whole genome shotgun sequence):
ctcctagtaatcccacatgagcgtccatgtcacctctagtaatcccacatgagcgtccatgtcacctctagtaatcccacatgagcgcccacgtcacctctagtaatcccacatgagcgcccacgtcacctctagtaatcccacatgagcgcccacgtcacctctagtaatcccacatgagcgcccacgtcacctctagtaatcccacatgagcgcccacgtcacctctagtaatcccacatgagcgcccacgtcacctctagtaatcccacatgagcgcccacgtcacctctagtaatcccacttgagcgcccacgtcacctctagtaatcccacttgagcgcccacgtcacctctagtaatcccacatgagcgcccacgtcacctctagtaatcccacataagcgcccacgtcacctctagtaatcccacatgagcgcccacgtcacctctagtaatcccacttgagccttcagtgttgatcaagctccagtctaagcatcctagcttttttgtttttttaataaacataaaagcactgATTACAGGTTAAAAAAAATGGCAGTTATAGaatttatatattgtatcctgttacatcctgggtcttgtctgctcattttatatattaatgtattttatttccagcagatggacccacaagcaggaatatctcagaagtacatctaatgttatccctggattgtgaaataacagataatgacagtagacaggattctccaggagataatcccattaccccaattatacatccagctctatcagctgatcaccctgatcctgggaaatgttctcctgatcactctgatattggtgcatctattacagctctgagagtagatacagagtttccctgttctacagatgccaaatgttttacacagaacacaaaccgtattactcatcagccagctaaggcaggtgagaggccatttccatgttctgagtgtgggaaatgttttacatataaatcaaatcttgttacacatcagagaagtcacacaggtgagaagccgtattcctgttctgagtgtatgaaatgttttgcacagaaatcagatcttgttacacatcagagaagtcacactggtgagaagctatttccatgttctgagtgtgggaatttttttacaaataaatcaaatcttgttacacatcagagaagtcacacaggtgaaaagccgtattcctgttctgagtgctcAAAATGTTATactcggaaatcacaacttgttagacatcagagaagtcacacaggtgaaaagccgtattcctgttctgagtgtatgaaatgttttgcacagaaatcaggtcttgttacacatcagagaagtcacacaggtgagaagccgtattcctgttctgagtgctcAAAATGTTATactcggaaatcacaacttgttagacatcagagaagtcacacaggtgagaagccgtattcctgttctgagtgtatgaaatgttttgcacagaaatcagatcttgttacacatcagagaagtcacactggtgagaagccatttccatgttctgagtgtggaaaatgttttgcagcgaaatcaaatcttgttacacatcagagtagtcacacagatgagaagccattttcctgttctgagtgtgggaaatgtttcacacagaaatcagcccttgttacacataagagaagtcacacaggtgagaagccatatacctgttctgagtgtgggaaatgtttttcatctaaatcagttcttgttagacatcagagaagtcacacaggtgagaagccgtattcctgttctgagtgtgggaaatgttttgcacagaaatcagttcttgttaaacatcagcgatttcacaggtgagaagccattttcatgctgtgagagaaataaatccgctcttgttgaacatattagacattacccaagcacaaacccatttaaatcttctggagtataattatcactgtcatgcaatgttcctcaagggtcaatcctatctcctatgcttcatgcaatatacagtctggtccatatatattgggacatcgacacaattctcatattttgggctctatacaccatcacaatggatttgaaattaaacaaacaagatgtgctttacctgcagattttccactttaatttgagggtatatacATCAAAATCAGGTGAACTGTGtaggaattaaaatggtttttatatgtgcctcccactttttaagggaccaaaagtaatggtacaaactaaacaatcctaaatcaaatattgtaaatcagatcagtgcgctcgtccagttcaacaaaaagtactttactacttaatgtggtcgcagcccggatcagtgtttcgtgaattgagctttgacatattttccaaggcgatctgattaccatctcctagatgaagacctggatacaatatccatactgatatgcaaatatttatttatctggtacgcatataaattTTGTGGTAACTGAATTTAATCCCACATATGGAAatatactacgctatatagcgattctttgtgtctcctagcagcatttagatcccagtagtaacctggactaaagaatgggggaTTGATACGccatgtgtcaagccgtaatccgtacgctataatattcttgcgtgtgacaaaactagtgatgagcggattcggttttactctgttctcaaaacggcatcttattggcttacagatgtcatgtgttttgtatagccaataagattctgttttgagatccgagtaaaaccgaatccgctcatcactagacaaaactgattgaaaaatactacaccatagtcgctctcttgtttcttcctttgtttccagaatcctaaatcaaacttttactttttaatactttgttgcaaatccttttgtcAGTTACAGCTTGAAGTCTGGaaagcatagacatcaccagacgctgggtttcatccctggtgatgctatgccaggcctctactgcaaatgtcttcagatcctgcttgttcttggtgcattttctcttccgttttgtcttcatcaagtaaaatgcatgctcaatcggattcaggtcaggtgattgacttggccattgcataacattccacttatttgccttaaacgctttggttgctttcgcagtatgcatcGGGTCATTGtcgatctgcactgtgaagcgccttccAGTGAGTtccgaagcatttgactgaatatgagcagataaaattgcccaaaacacttcagcattcatcctgctgcttttatcagcagtcacattatcaataaatacaaggaaaccagttccattggcatccatacatgcccacgccatgacactaccaccaccatgcttcactgatgagctggtatgttttggatcatgagcagttcctttccttctccatactcttttcttcccatcactctggtacaagttgatatttgtctcatctgtccataggatgttgttccagaactgtaaaggcttttttagatgttgtttgcaaactctaatctggtcttcctgttttattgctcaccaatggtttacatcttgtggtgaaccctctatattcactcttgtgaagtcttctcttgattgttgactttgacacatatacacctatctcctggagagtgttcttgatctgggcaactgttgtgatggggttcgtgctatttagtacactagtagtgtactaaatagcacgaacagcttgtaacgtagagtggcaagtttaatctttctatgtataatggagagaaataaaagcttctccctaagttcctggatgccaaatcactgtccttagtatctctgtacagttttttctattagagtactaattagcacgaacatcttataatgtacaacacagattctcacaacacagattctctaacgccgacgatctacagtactgtgttgctcgaacagttagttgcgtcagaatacactaatttatatttactggtatgtctatacgtgctcattaccgctgtgtattttaggtagtgaatgagtcactcctgcagatttaccccgatttgtgtgaaacctgtgtgcacccttctgttgaatgttttacaatggattacacagaaaaaataataaagtgaatgtcactggaacacaaaaaaaattgacactttgggaatcgaaccggtACTCAGCGTGGCAGaccggagccttcatcgctagcccacagcactgcatggaagattctcaagttcatgtgtaaaagtactgcaaagagcgattccttcccattggtgtttgtttatgccgttaggggactcggacactcattttgtgcactgtacatactgtaaagtcaatgagctacattattcctttcacacattagttgtgtctgcatacacaagtgttttaacacgttcatttgcgtctgtataaactatacacacagggatttggcatccagaaacttagggaggtgcttttatctctccccattatacttaatactacgggatttggacactcgcatatccctaacatcaatagaccatactgtatctgtaacacgttcatttgcatctgtatatgctgtactatttgcacctgtactgtatatactgttatagactttatgacataatgtagcgtaatgagacgcaccagtaaagtagttcttacgctgtagttcagtattgtattttaatggagaccacacgcttgcgcattggtgatttaaaaaagcgacatctggtggatgatcttaggtattacactcaaaggtaacgccaaacgctcagtgtgccttcctacgactaggcgcgcctccttgcgcccaggtacgctgcgtatgcctgatcgcgactaacgcctcagccagccaagataacggaggacccgtctgtatatttagttcctaaataatacatcccaaatgcttaggtcttttttctgctgtttattttgtatcttgtgctttgtgtaaatgtgaatgtctaataccagtttccacaatctgtattgctgcacgacaatatggcggccattggaacgtgttttcacttctagtttgcctaacttgttgcagacactcatcttgatcaggagtgctgagtgttttctgatacaagatcctatccgtatataccctgtacattatcatgtgcattagagtcacccgggttccatctgcggtggtttgttgtatgttacatctatatggtgcggatactcctctgtatgatttcataataaaagcttttgattgcatctaattattgcattaaatcttttatttttattctgttttatattcccgtctgagtaattacgccataatgtctaatctcggagtggaccccagaagatgtaaagaaaccgtgtaagtgttccatcattctgtttcgtgtaagcatacaggtaagtgatggcacggtggtcactgtccGTCATATTCCGGTGGTATCATGGAagtggactgtctgggcttattctagtctactgcagaaataaaaaaatcagcctttatcctgcttaaaaaaatgacaaagcccataaatcaagcttggtcggacaagacagtgTCCACGTGCTTCTGCTATATATGGCATAACCCTCTTTGTcgacaaaaaccttcccttcaccattcacaatgtccaccattgccctttcagaagggacacaactttgcttgttccacctacttcacagagcccaggaccatctccatgaccatttcatgtttatctgggaggttcatggcctgagatgaccacagaaccaccaggtagttgcCAAGAAGAGAGGGGGGGAGCgctgtcaatagcagctggtaagaggggtggtaaatcccctggtggataaatatacagcaaaagaaaagaattaccagcgctggctgatcatgtatgattcataggtactatacatccgaaaggcttagtgaattaaaaaccagttattccacatgtaaaaacacacacaaaaaacaaaaaataaataacattgagaaataaatgattaaaaataagaatatgccacaatatgcctgaGTTGATGATTTAGATGTCCACATGAACTGCTAGTGATGGACATTTCCAGTGACATTGGTCCTCTCTGAGTGTCATTAGCCGTTGATGTGGCATCTAAATCATCAACtcaggcatattgtggcatattcAAACCTTTAATCATTTATTTctcaattttatttttaaaaaatttttgaatgtgtttttacatgtggaataaatgtggtttttaattcactaatcctttcggatgtatagtacctattaatcatacatgatcagccagtgctggtaattcttttcttttgcagtggccaagaagaacccagactccccaggaagtggagagtccaaagatccaccctgcatgaggtaaagaagggacaaccacagggtctggctcacctatttccttcctaaaagctgctcttaacccagtttggtacctgtgggatcccactccaatttccttTGAGAGTCCTTACTAATCCCTTCTGAGCTTACTTGTTCCTTcctcttccaaccactc
Coding sequences:
- the LOC134983696 gene encoding zinc finger protein ZFP2-like isoform X1, whose product is MMENNRPLTSLDGPSNRDTPERCPRPLYSQDCTEENHRIPQEDQDDCLTDIKAEDIEGEEETYVTDIKAEDIEREEETYVTDMKAEDIEGEEETYVTDIKAEDIEGEEETYVTDMKAEDIEGEEETYVTDMKAEDIEGEEEMYVTDMRGEEETYVTDMKGEEETYVTDIKAEDIEGEEETYVTDIKAEDIDGEDETYVTDMKAEDIEEEEETYVTDIKAEDIEGEEMYVTDMKAEDIEGEEETYVTDIKAEDIEGEEEMYVTDIKAEDIDGEEETHVRSYQQCKEEEIPTDISTADGPTSRNISEVHLMLSLDCEITDNDSRQDSPGDNPITPIIHPALSADHPDPGKCSPDHSDIGASITALRVDTEFPCSTDAKCFTQNTNRITHQPAKAGERPFPCSECGKCFTYKSNLVTHQRSHTGEKPYSCSECMKCFAQKSDLVTHQRSHTGEKLFPCSECGNFFTNKSNLVTHQRSHTGEKPYSCSECSKCYTRKSQLVRHQRSHTGEKPYSCSECMKCFAQKSGLVTHQRSHTGEKPYSCSECSKCYTRKSQLVRHQRSHTGEKPYSCSECMKCFAQKSDLVTHQRSHTGEKPFPCSECGKCFAAKSNLVTHQSSHTDEKPFSCSECGKCFTQKSALVTHKRSHTGEKPYTCSECGKCFSSKSVLVRHQRSHTGEKPYSCSECGKCFAQKSVLVKHQRFHR
- the LOC134983696 gene encoding zinc finger protein ZFP2-like isoform X2 gives rise to the protein MMENNRPLTSLDGPSNRDTPERCPRPLYSQDCTEENHRIPQEDQDDCLTDIKAEDIEGEEETYVTDIKAEDIEREEETYVTDMKAEDIEGEEETYVTDIKAEDIEGEEETYVTDMKAEDIEGEEETYVTDMKAEDIEGEEEMYVTDMRGEEETYVTDMKGEEETYVTDIKAEDIEGEEETYVTDIKAEDIDGEDETYVTDMKAEDIEEEEETYVTDIKAEDIEGEEMYVTDMKAEDIEGEEETYVTDIKAEDIEGEEEMYVTDIKAEDIDGEEETHVRSYQQCKEEEIPTDISTDGPTSRNISEVHLMLSLDCEITDNDSRQDSPGDNPITPIIHPALSADHPDPGKCSPDHSDIGASITALRVDTEFPCSTDAKCFTQNTNRITHQPAKAGERPFPCSECGKCFTYKSNLVTHQRSHTGEKPYSCSECMKCFAQKSDLVTHQRSHTGEKLFPCSECGNFFTNKSNLVTHQRSHTGEKPYSCSECSKCYTRKSQLVRHQRSHTGEKPYSCSECMKCFAQKSGLVTHQRSHTGEKPYSCSECSKCYTRKSQLVRHQRSHTGEKPYSCSECMKCFAQKSDLVTHQRSHTGEKPFPCSECGKCFAAKSNLVTHQSSHTDEKPFSCSECGKCFTQKSALVTHKRSHTGEKPYTCSECGKCFSSKSVLVRHQRSHTGEKPYSCSECGKCFAQKSVLVKHQRFHR